The proteins below are encoded in one region of Saccopteryx leptura isolate mSacLep1 chromosome 1, mSacLep1_pri_phased_curated, whole genome shotgun sequence:
- the CCS gene encoding copper chaperone for superoxide dismutase, with amino-acid sequence MSSDSGDRGTACTLEFAVQMTCQSCVDAVRKSLQGVAGVQSVEVQLEKQMVLVETTLLSQEVQALLEGTGRQAVLKGMGSGLLQTLGAAVAILGGPGPVQGVVRFLQLSPERCLIEGTIDGLEPGPHGLHVHQFGDLTRDCNSCGDHFNPDGTSHGGPQDSDRHRGDLGNVRADADGRAIFRIEDEQVKVWDVIGRSLVIDEGEDDLGRGGHPLSKITGNSGKRLACGIIARAAGLFQNPKQICSCDGLTIWEERGRPIAGEGRKEPAQPPAHL; translated from the exons ATGTCATCCGACTCGGGGGACCGTGGGACCGCCTGCACG CTGGAGTTCGCGGTGCAGATGACCTGTCAGAGCTGTGTAGACGCGGTGCGCAAGTCCCTGCAAGGGGTGGCAG GTGTCCAGAGTGTTGAGGTgcagttggagaagcagatggtcttggTGGAGACCACCCTGCTTAGCCAGGAGGTACAAGCTCTCTTAGAAGGAACGGGGCGGCAGGCGGTACTCAAGGGCATGGGCAGCGGCTTATTGC AGACTCTCGGGGCAGCAGTGGCCATTCTAGGGGGACCTGGCCCTGTGCAGGGGGTGGTGCGCTTCTTACAGCTGAGCCCTGAACGCTGCCTCATTGAGGGAACCATTGATGGCCTGGAGCCTGGGCCACACGGACTCCATGTCCATCAGTTCGGGGACCTCACAAGGGACTGCAACAG CTGTGGGGACCACTTTAACCCGGATGGAACATCTCATGGGGGCCCCCAGGACTCTGACAGG CACCGGGGAGACCTCGGGAACGTCCGTGCAGATGCTGATGGCCGAGCCATCTTCAGGATAGAGGATGAGCAGGTGAAG GTATGGGATGTGATTGGCCGAAGCCTGGTCATTGATGAGGGAGAAGACGACCTGGGCCGGGGTGGCCACCCCTTATCTAAGATCACGGGGAACTCAGGAAAGAG GTTGGCCTGTGGCATCATTGCACGTGCTGCCGGCCTTTTCCAGAACCCCAAGCAGATCTGCTCCTGTGATGGCCTCACCATCTGGGAGGAGCGAGGCCGGCCCATCGCTGGTGAGGGACGCAAAGAGccagcccagccccctgcccacctctga